Below is a genomic region from Corallococcus caeni.
GAGGTCCGCGTCCCGCACGGTGCTGATGCGCTGGGCGATGACCAGCGCCGTCCTGCGCTTGTCCCGCATCAGCGCGTCCAGCGCGCCCTGGATGGCGGTCTCCGTGCGCGCGTCCACCGCGGACGTGCTGTCATCCAGGATGAGCAGGCGCGGGTCGGTGAGCAGCGCCCGCGCGATGGCCAGCCGCTGCCGCTGTCCGCCGGAGAGCCCCACGCCGCGCTCACCCACCACCGTGTCGTAGCCCTGGGGCAGCTCGCGGATGAACTCCGCCGCCTGGGCCGCCTCGGCCGCGGCCTCCACCTGGGCCTGCGTGGCCTCCGGGCGCCCGTAGGCGATGTTGTCCCGCACCGTGCCGGAGAACAGCAGCGCGTCCTGGAGCACCACGCCCAGCTGCGAGCGCAGGCTGGCGAGCGTCACGTCCCGCACGTCATGCCCGTCCAGCAGCACCGCGCCCCCGGTGACGTCGTAGAAGCGCGGCAGCAGGTTGATGAGCGTGCTCTTGCCGGAGCCGGTGGTGCCCAGCACCGCCACCAGCTGCCCGGGCTCCAGCGTCACGCTCACGCCGCGCAGGATTTCACGGTCACTGCCCGCGTAGCGGAAGCGCACGTCGCGCAGCTCGATGCGGCCCTGCAACGGGGGCAGCGGAAATGCGCCCGGGCGGTCCGCCACCTCCACCGCCGTGTCCAGCAATTCGAAGACGCGCTGCGCGGACGCGCCCGCTCGCGACATGCTGGCCGCGAAGAAGCCCAGCGTCATCAGGGGCATCAGCAGGAAGGCCAGGTAGCTGTTGAAGGCCACCAGCTCTCCCAGCGTCAGCTTCTGGTGGAAGATGCGCCAGCCGCCCACGCCCACCACCATCAGCGTGCCCAGGTTGGCGCAGAAGGTGACGAAGGGGAAGTTGCCCGCCAGCGCGTCCACCACCCGCAGGTTCTTCTCCTTCAGCGCCGCGTTGGTCTTCCCGTAGCGCTCCAGCTCCCGCGCCTCGCCGGAGAAGGCTCGCACCACGCGCAGCCCGCGCAGGTCCTCCTGCAGCGTGGTGTTGAGCACGCCCAGCAGCGCCTGCAGCTGGCCGAACAGCGGCCGCATCCGCCCCATGAACCGGCGCAGCACCCACAGGATGGGCGGCACGGAGCTCAGCGCCGCCAGCGCCAGCACCGGATCCAGGTACAGCAGCAGCCCCGCGCAGCCCACCAGCATCGCCGCCGCGGCGGCGAACTGCACGACGCCGCTGCCCACGAAGGTGCGCACCGCCTCCACGTCGCTGGTCAGCCGCGTGAGCAGCTGCCCCGTCTGCGCCTGGTCGTAGTAGCTGAAGGACAGCCGCTGGATGCGCGCGAAGAGCGCGTCGCGCAGGTCGAACGCCACGCCCTGCGAGGCGCGCTCCGCCAGGTAGCCCTGCAGGAAGTTGAACAGGCCGCGCCCCAGCGCGATGGCGACCAGCCCTCCCACCGCCAGCCACACGGGCCGCGCCTCTCCGCGCGCGAGCCCCTGGTCGATGGCGATGCGGATCATCTGCGGCGCGCCCAGGTTCGCCACGGAGACGAGCAGCAGCGACAGCAGGGCCCCCAACGCCTCCAGGCGGTAGCGGCGCAGATAGCGCAGCGCCCGCAGGACGGGGGGACGGCCGGATGCGGGTGGCGCGGACGTGCTCACGTGGGACCTGGACCCCTGCCTTCCCGTCCGGGGAGGCGCGCGCATGATGGGCGCGCGTCCGTCCCGCTTCAAGCACGACGCACGTCGCGAAACGACGGTTGCGCGCCGCGCCACGGGCCGTTACCTGGGCCGCCTTTGCTTCCTCCGGTTCGTCACGAGGTGAACGTCATGGAATACAGGCAGCTGGGTGGTTCTGGCTTCAAGGTCCCCGTCCTCAGTCTGGGCACGGGCACGTTCGGCGGCTCGGGGGAGTTCTTCAAGGGCTTCGGCTCCAGCGACGTGAAGGAGGCCACGCGGCTGGTGGACATCGCGCTGGACGCGGGCGTGAACATGTTCGACTCCGCGGACGGGTACTCCGCCGGGCTCGCGGAGGAGATCCTCGGCAAGGCGCTGGAGGGGCGGCGCGACAAGGCCATCATCTCCACCAAGGCCACGTTCCGCGCGGGCCCGGGGCCCAACGACGTGGGCTCCTCGCGCTTCCACCTCACGCGCGCCGTGGAGGCCGCGCTGCGCCGGCTGAAGACGGACTACATCGACCTGTTCCAGCTCCACGCCTTCGACGCGGTGACGCCGGTGGAGGAGGTGCTCAACACGCTGGACGGCTTCGTGCGCGCGGGGAAGATCCGCTACATCGGCTGCTCCAACTTCTCCGGCTGGCACCTGATGAAGTCGCTGGCCGTGTCGGAGCGCTACAACCTGGCGCGCTACGTGGCCCACCAGGCCTACTACTCGCTCGTGGGCCGCGACTACGAGTGGGAGCTGATGCCGCTCGCGCAGGACCAGAAGGTGGGCGCGGTGGTGTGGAGC
It encodes:
- a CDS encoding ABC transporter ATP-binding protein, encoding MSTSAPPASGRPPVLRALRYLRRYRLEALGALLSLLLVSVANLGAPQMIRIAIDQGLARGEARPVWLAVGGLVAIALGRGLFNFLQGYLAERASQGVAFDLRDALFARIQRLSFSYYDQAQTGQLLTRLTSDVEAVRTFVGSGVVQFAAAAAMLVGCAGLLLYLDPVLALAALSSVPPILWVLRRFMGRMRPLFGQLQALLGVLNTTLQEDLRGLRVVRAFSGEARELERYGKTNAALKEKNLRVVDALAGNFPFVTFCANLGTLMVVGVGGWRIFHQKLTLGELVAFNSYLAFLLMPLMTLGFFAASMSRAGASAQRVFELLDTAVEVADRPGAFPLPPLQGRIELRDVRFRYAGSDREILRGVSVTLEPGQLVAVLGTTGSGKSTLINLLPRFYDVTGGAVLLDGHDVRDVTLASLRSQLGVVLQDALLFSGTVRDNIAYGRPEATQAQVEAAAEAAQAAEFIRELPQGYDTVVGERGVGLSGGQRQRLAIARALLTDPRLLILDDSTSAVDARTETAIQGALDALMRDKRRTALVIAQRISTVRDADLILVLDEGRIAAKGRHEELRATSELYNDILGSQLLPPREGEVA
- a CDS encoding aldo/keto reductase, encoding MEYRQLGGSGFKVPVLSLGTGTFGGSGEFFKGFGSSDVKEATRLVDIALDAGVNMFDSADGYSAGLAEEILGKALEGRRDKAIISTKATFRAGPGPNDVGSSRFHLTRAVEAALRRLKTDYIDLFQLHAFDAVTPVEEVLNTLDGFVRAGKIRYIGCSNFSGWHLMKSLAVSERYNLARYVAHQAYYSLVGRDYEWELMPLAQDQKVGAVVWSPLGWGRLTGKLRRGAPKPELSRLNNPATAAGGPQVPEEYLFKVVDALDAVAQETGKTVPQVALNWVLQRPTVSNVIIGARTEEQLRQNLGAVGWNLTPAQVATLDAASTVPWPYPYFHQRQFHERNPFPVT